The sequence GATCTGGGGCGTGAGAAGAAATCGCTCGAGGATGTCGTTCAGACCCTGACCGAACTGAGCCAGGGTGTCGCCGACGCCCGGGAGCTCTTCGAACTGGCAGCCTCCGACGCCGACGACGCCACGCTGGAGTCCATCGAGATCGATGCCAATGGCTTCCAGGAAAAGCTCGAAGGCCTCGAGTTCCGCCGCATGTTCTCCAATCCGGCCGATCCGCTCAATTGCTTCCTCGACATCCAGGCTGGCGCCGGCGGAACCGAAGCCCAGGATTGGGCTTCCATGCTGCTGCGCCAGTACCTGAAGTACGCCGAGCGCAAGGGGTTCAAAGCCGAAGTGCTGGAAGAATCCGAGGGCGAAATTGCCGGGATCAAATCCGCCACGATCAAGATGGAAGGTGAATACGCCTTTGGCTATATGCGCACCGAAACCGGCGTACACCGCCTGGTCCGCAAGAGCCCCTTTGATTCTTCCGGCGGGCGGCATACCTCGTTTGCCAGCGTATTTGTCTATCCCGAAGTGGACGAGTCCTTCGAGGTCGAAGTCAACCCGGCCGATCTGCGCGTCGACACCTATCGCGCCAGCGGCGCGGGTGGCCAGCACATCAACAAAACGGATTCGGCCGTACGCATTACCCACATGCCCAGCGGCATCGTGGTGCAGTGCCAGAACGACCGCTCCCAGCATCGCAACCGCGCCGAGGCCATGCAGATGCTGAAATCCAAGCTGTATGAACTCGAAATGCGCAAACGCATGGCCGAGCAGCAAAAACTCGAAGACTCCAAGACCGATGTGGGTTGGGGCCATCAGATCCGCTCGTACGTGCTGGACCAAAGCCGCATCAAGGATCTGCGCACCAACGTCGAAATCTCCAACACCCAGAAAGTGCTCGATGGCGACCTGGACCCTTTCATTCAGGCCAGCCTCAAGCAAGGTGTTTGATTCCCGCAGGGGCGCAAGTCCCTGCCCTGCAGCCTACGGAAACCCGCAACCATGACTGACACGTTTGCCATTCTGACCGGCGCCTCGCGCGGACTGGGCGCCGCTCTGGCCCGCGGCCTGCTGCGTCCAGGCACCGAACTGGTGACTCTGGCGCGTAACACCGATCCCGAGTTGGCCAGGCTGGCCCGGGAACAGGGCGTGACATTGAAGCAGGTGCAAGTCGACCTGGCCGACAGTCAGGCGGCCGCGCGCGCGGCCGCCGAACTCGTCATTCCCCGCGACGCCAAACGCTACGTGCTCATCAACAACGCAGGCACGGTGCATCCGGTAGCCAACACCGCTGCCCTGAACGACGCGGCGGCTATCGGCCAGGCGTTGGCGCTGAATGTCACCGCCGTCATGCTGCTGACCGCGCGCTTTCTCCAAGCGGTCGACGGGCTGTCGGCCGAGCGGCGCATCATCAACATTTCCTCCGGCGCGGGACGCAACCCCACCGCCGGCTGGGGCGTGTATTGCGCCACCAAAGCTGCTGTAGACATGTATAGCCGCGTCCTGAAAACCGAACACGGCGCCAGCGGTGTCCGCGTGGTGTCACTGGCGCCAGGCATTGTCGATACCGGCATGCAAGCCGATATTCGTTCCAGCGACCCGCAAGCCTTCCCCGGCCTGACCCGCTTTCAGGACTTCCACGCAACCGGCAAGTTGTCTGCGCCGGCCGACGTGGCTGCCAACAGCCTCGCTTACCTGGATCGCGAAGACTTCGGCCAGACCGAAATCGACGACATCCGCAATTACCACTGACCCACCATGACTGATCATTCGCCCACCGCCCAGGATGAAAACCGCTTGATCGCCGAACGGCGTGCCAAGTTGGCCAAACTGCGCGAAGCTGGTGTTGCCTATCCGAACGATTTCGTCCCGGACGCGCAAGCCGCCCGCCTGCACGACACGTATGACGACCAGGACGCCGCAGCCCTGCTCGAAGCCACCGTGCACGTCAAAGTGGCCGGACGAATGATGCTCAAACGCGTCATGGGCAAGGCCAGCTTTGCCACACTTCAAGACGGCAGCGGCCGCATCCAGATCTATCTGGATCGTGGCACGCTGGGCGAAGACGTCTACGCGGGCTTCAAACAGTGGGACATCGGCGACATCATCGCCATCGAAGGCTCGGTTTTCAAGACCAACAAGGGCGAGCTGTCCGTGCATGCCAGCTCCGCGCGCCTGCTGTCCAAATCGCTACGCCCCTTGCCCGACAAGTTTCATGGCCTGTCTGACCAGGAAATGCGCTATCGCCAGCGCTACGTCGACCTCATCATGACCGACACGACCCGCCGCACGTTCGAGGCGCGCAGCAAGGCCGTAGGAGGCATCCGACAGGCCATGTTGGAGGCCGGCTTCCTCGAAGTCGAAACGCCCATGCTGCATCCCATCCCGGGTGGCGCGGCAGCCAAGCCGTTCGTGACGCATCACAACGCGCTGGACATGGAAATGTACATGCGCATTGCACCGGAGCTCTATCTCAAGCGTCTGATCGTCGGTGGCTTCGATCGAGTGTTCGAGATCAACCGCAATTTCCGCAACGAAGGAGTGAGCCCGCGGCATAACCCCGAGTTCACCATGATGGAGTTCTACGCGGCCTATGCGGACTACCGTTGGCTGATGGACTTCACCGAGTCGCTCATCCGCCAGGCAGCCATTGCAGCGGCCGGCAGCGCCGTGCTCACGTACCAGGGGCGCGAACTCGACCTGTCCAAACCCTTCGATCGCCTGACAATCTGCGAAGCGATCCTCAAGTACGCGCCGCACTACACGCAGGCCGAGCTCGACGACACCGATTTCGTGCGAGCCGAATTGAAGAAATTCGGTGCCGACGTCGACAAAGCCCCTCTGGCAAGGGCTGGTCTGGGCGCCCTGCAACTGGCGCTGTTCGAAGAGACC comes from Bordetella holmesii ATCC 51541 and encodes:
- the lysS gene encoding lysine--tRNA ligase, giving the protein MTDHSPTAQDENRLIAERRAKLAKLREAGVAYPNDFVPDAQAARLHDTYDDQDAAALLEATVHVKVAGRMMLKRVMGKASFATLQDGSGRIQIYLDRGTLGEDVYAGFKQWDIGDIIAIEGSVFKTNKGELSVHASSARLLSKSLRPLPDKFHGLSDQEMRYRQRYVDLIMTDTTRRTFEARSKAVGGIRQAMLEAGFLEVETPMLHPIPGGAAAKPFVTHHNALDMEMYMRIAPELYLKRLIVGGFDRVFEINRNFRNEGVSPRHNPEFTMMEFYAAYADYRWLMDFTESLIRQAAIAAAGSAVLTYQGRELDLSKPFDRLTICEAILKYAPHYTQAELDDTDFVRAELKKFGADVDKAPLARAGLGALQLALFEETAESQLWNPTYIIDYPVEVSPLARASDTREGITERFELFITGREIANGFSELNDPEDQAERFRAQVEAKDAGDEEAMYYDADYIRALEYGMPPTGGCGIGIDRLVMLLTDSPSIRDVILFPHLRRED
- the prfB gene encoding peptide chain release factor 2; this encodes MFSNPADPLNCFLDIQAGAGGTEAQDWASMLLRQYLKYAERKGFKAEVLEESEGEIAGIKSATIKMEGEYAFGYMRTETGVHRLVRKSPFDSSGGRHTSFASVFVYPEVDESFEVEVNPADLRVDTYRASGAGGQHINKTDSAVRITHMPSGIVVQCQNDRSQHRNRAEAMQMLKSKLYELEMRKRMAEQQKLEDSKTDVGWGHQIRSYVLDQSRIKDLRTNVEISNTQKVLDGDLDPFIQASLKQGV
- a CDS encoding short chain dehydrogenase family protein, whose product is MTDTFAILTGASRGLGAALARGLLRPGTELVTLARNTDPELARLAREQGVTLKQVQVDLADSQAAARAAAELVIPRDAKRYVLINNAGTVHPVANTAALNDAAAIGQALALNVTAVMLLTARFLQAVDGLSAERRIINISSGAGRNPTAGWGVYCATKAAVDMYSRVLKTEHGASGVRVVSLAPGIVDTGMQADIRSSDPQAFPGLTRFQDFHATGKLSAPADVAANSLAYLDREDFGQTEIDDIRNYH